The Mytilus galloprovincialis chromosome 2, xbMytGall1.hap1.1, whole genome shotgun sequence genome has a window encoding:
- the LOC143064438 gene encoding sorcin-like isoform X2, which translates to MYNQAGQYQAGYQQGPPPQHGQYYQQQYQHYQQPSQQYGDYGNYFQQSVFSTNAWQAFQFQTPNELQQVFQMELQKNPANGRRQAIQAEDLCNIMNNCHTIRNFFRCHEGYIHWSRELCSIMISMLDRSGDGFMQWNEFQELQQCLVQWYQMFKQFDHDGSGYIEANELVNIVRTQFKYNLTPQSIETLLKRYSRVIMWGGQEKCLIAFDDFVSVSVRLRAYTDAFRKRDQLQNGGDSGTCTFAYDDFIRCVMCL; encoded by the exons ATGTACAATCAAGCAGGACAGTACCAGGCAGGATATCAACAAGGTCCGCCACCTCAACATGGACAGTACTACCAACAGCAATATCAACATTATCAACAGCCAAGCCAACAGTATGGGGATTATGGCAACTACTTTCAACAAAGTGTATTTAGTACAAATGCATGGCAG GCATTTCAGTTCCAGACTCCAAATGAGCTTCAGCAAGTTTTCCAAATGGAATTGCAAAAGAATCCTGCTAATGGT agaAGACAAGCCATTCAAGCAGAAGATTTGTGCAATATAATGAACAACTGTCACACCATTAGAAATTTTTTCAGATGTCATGAGGGTTATA TACACTGGAGCAGAGAACTTTGCAG tataATGATTTCTATGTTAGAT AGATCAGGAGATGGTTTTATGCAATGGAATGAGTTCCAGGAACTACAACAGTGTCTTGTCCAGTGGTACCAAATGTTTAAACAGTTTGATCATGATGGGTCAGGGTATATTGAAGCTAATGAATTGGTCAACATTGTCAGAACTCAGTTCA AATACAACTTAACACCACAGAGCATAGAAACATTACTGAAAAGATACTCCAGAGTGATTATGTGGGGAGGACAAGAAAAATGTCTGATAGCATTCGATGATTTTGTATCAGTATCTGTACGACTTAGGGCTTATACAG ATGCCTTCAGAAAGCGAGATCAGCTACAAAATGGTGGAGATTCTGGAACTTGTACATTTGCATATGATGAC tttattAGATGCGTCATGTGTTTGTAA
- the LOC143064438 gene encoding sorcin-like isoform X1, translating into MYNQAGQYQAGYQQGPPPQHGQYYQQQYQHYQQPSQQYGDYGNYFQQSVFSTNAWQAFQFQTPNELQQVFQMELQKNPANGRRQAIQAEDLCNIMNNCHTIRNFFRCHEGYIHWSRELCSIMLSMLDRSGDGFMQWNEFQELQQCLVQWYQMFKQFDHDGSGYIEANELVNIVRTQFKYNLTPQSIETLLKRYSRVIMWGGQEKCLIAFDDFVSVSVRLRAYTDAFRKRDQLQNGGDSGTCTFAYDDFIRCVMCL; encoded by the exons ATGTACAATCAAGCAGGACAGTACCAGGCAGGATATCAACAAGGTCCGCCACCTCAACATGGACAGTACTACCAACAGCAATATCAACATTATCAACAGCCAAGCCAACAGTATGGGGATTATGGCAACTACTTTCAACAAAGTGTATTTAGTACAAATGCATGGCAG GCATTTCAGTTCCAGACTCCAAATGAGCTTCAGCAAGTTTTCCAAATGGAATTGCAAAAGAATCCTGCTAATGGT agaAGACAAGCCATTCAAGCAGAAGATTTGTGCAATATAATGAACAACTGTCACACCATTAGAAATTTTTTCAGATGTCATGAGGGTTATA TACACTGGAGCAGAGAACTTTGCAG TATAATGCTGTCCATGTTAGAT AGATCAGGAGATGGTTTTATGCAATGGAATGAGTTCCAGGAACTACAACAGTGTCTTGTCCAGTGGTACCAAATGTTTAAACAGTTTGATCATGATGGGTCAGGGTATATTGAAGCTAATGAATTGGTCAACATTGTCAGAACTCAGTTCA AATACAACTTAACACCACAGAGCATAGAAACATTACTGAAAAGATACTCCAGAGTGATTATGTGGGGAGGACAAGAAAAATGTCTGATAGCATTCGATGATTTTGTATCAGTATCTGTACGACTTAGGGCTTATACAG ATGCCTTCAGAAAGCGAGATCAGCTACAAAATGGTGGAGATTCTGGAACTTGTACATTTGCATATGATGAC tttattAGATGCGTCATGTGTTTGTAA
- the LOC143064439 gene encoding uncharacterized protein LOC143064439 isoform X1, with product MSAKTSKVSKKQELSEKVQEIQKRQQNWLKQRSDQRKKHTLVNPETKMSTASCPDKTTNSTSSDSSKRNKYNTEYSVEKTIPSKDKFQSWMEKRENAEKLMENKNNIPDEPDVLKISSSRAPGYATPDPEWDPLAHYSSHGRIHGQSNHGIDAAKSIMSHQDFDDMANKIVARVKNELDIPYKSHSKVSDNFSEYKKSKESCDRTKRDQEQNDLISSHFCVECKTLMMSSEHVPMILTPCAHSMCQSCCQGRSLCPQCACTILSKTCNIMLLQIIQNHHKSRERTAENRQKQTYSPDNYREKAKTKQQHLDEYENLQTRQEVLRIESREIQGHMSKLANKIEQQRQQQQNIEREEKKVRDKIQSLKEKLVELESHKKSYDREIDDIEMERSKDKNKLNMVQDTLSSIELEMEKLRIQLDGR from the exons gtACAAGAAATACAGAAAAGACAACAAAACTGGTTAAAACAAAGAAGTGATCAAAGAAAGAAGCATACTTTag tcaatCCAGAAACAAAAATGTCTACAGCATCTTGTCCAGATAAAACTACAAATTCAACATCCTCAGACAGTagtaaaagaaacaaatataatacTGAATACAGTGTGGAAAAGACTATTCCATCAAAAGATAAATTTCAATCATGGATGGAGAAGAGAGAAAATGCTGAAAAGttaatggaaaataaaaataacatacctGATGAACCTGATGTTTTAAAAATCTCCAGTTCCAGGGCACCAGGATATGCTACTCCAGATCCAGAATGGGATCCTTTAGCTCATTATAGTAGTCATGGCCGAATTCATGGACAAAGCAACCATGGAATAGATGCAGCAAAGAGTATCATGTCACATCAAGATTTTGATGATATGGCTAACAAAATTGTTGCTCGTGTCAAAAATGAACTAGACATTCCTTACAAATCTCACAGTAAAGTGTCTGATAATTTTTCAGAATACAAAAAATCCAAAGAGAGTTGTGACAGAACAAAACGAGATCAGGAACAGAACGATTTGATATCCAGTCACTTCTGTGTAGAATGTAAGACATTAATG ATGTCATCAGAACATGTGCCAATGATCTTAACACCATGTGCTCATAGCATGTGTCAATCATGCTGTCAAGGGAGATCACTCTGTCCACAGTGTGCTTGTACAATCTTATCAAAGACATGTAATATAATGTTGTTACAAATTATACAGAATCACCATAAATCAAGGGAGAGAACTGCAGAAAATCGACAGAAACAGACATATTCACCTGATAACTATAGAGAAAAAG CCAAAACAAAACAGCAGCATCTTGATGAGTATGAAAATCTTCAGACCAGACAAGAAGTTCTTCGCATTGAATCAAGGGAAATTCAAGGTCATATGAGTAAATTAGCCAATAAAATTGAACAGCAGAGGCAACAACAGCAAAACATTGAAAGAGAGGAGAAAAAAGTGAGAGACAAAATTCAGAGCTTAAAAGAAAAATTAGTAGAACTAGAAAGTCATAAAAAAAGTTATGATAGAGAAATTGATGATATAGAAATGGAGAGatcaaaagataaaaacaaattaaatatggtGCAGGACACTCTGTCATCTATAGAACTAGAAATGGAGAAA TTAAGAATCCAGTTAGATGGACGGTGA
- the LOC143064439 gene encoding uncharacterized protein LOC143064439 isoform X2 yields the protein MSTASCPDKTTNSTSSDSSKRNKYNTEYSVEKTIPSKDKFQSWMEKRENAEKLMENKNNIPDEPDVLKISSSRAPGYATPDPEWDPLAHYSSHGRIHGQSNHGIDAAKSIMSHQDFDDMANKIVARVKNELDIPYKSHSKVSDNFSEYKKSKESCDRTKRDQEQNDLISSHFCVECKTLMMSSEHVPMILTPCAHSMCQSCCQGRSLCPQCACTILSKTCNIMLLQIIQNHHKSRERTAENRQKQTYSPDNYREKAKTKQQHLDEYENLQTRQEVLRIESREIQGHMSKLANKIEQQRQQQQNIEREEKKVRDKIQSLKEKLVELESHKKSYDREIDDIEMERSKDKNKLNMVQDTLSSIELEMEKLRIQLDGR from the exons ATGTCTACAGCATCTTGTCCAGATAAAACTACAAATTCAACATCCTCAGACAGTagtaaaagaaacaaatataatacTGAATACAGTGTGGAAAAGACTATTCCATCAAAAGATAAATTTCAATCATGGATGGAGAAGAGAGAAAATGCTGAAAAGttaatggaaaataaaaataacatacctGATGAACCTGATGTTTTAAAAATCTCCAGTTCCAGGGCACCAGGATATGCTACTCCAGATCCAGAATGGGATCCTTTAGCTCATTATAGTAGTCATGGCCGAATTCATGGACAAAGCAACCATGGAATAGATGCAGCAAAGAGTATCATGTCACATCAAGATTTTGATGATATGGCTAACAAAATTGTTGCTCGTGTCAAAAATGAACTAGACATTCCTTACAAATCTCACAGTAAAGTGTCTGATAATTTTTCAGAATACAAAAAATCCAAAGAGAGTTGTGACAGAACAAAACGAGATCAGGAACAGAACGATTTGATATCCAGTCACTTCTGTGTAGAATGTAAGACATTAATG ATGTCATCAGAACATGTGCCAATGATCTTAACACCATGTGCTCATAGCATGTGTCAATCATGCTGTCAAGGGAGATCACTCTGTCCACAGTGTGCTTGTACAATCTTATCAAAGACATGTAATATAATGTTGTTACAAATTATACAGAATCACCATAAATCAAGGGAGAGAACTGCAGAAAATCGACAGAAACAGACATATTCACCTGATAACTATAGAGAAAAAG CCAAAACAAAACAGCAGCATCTTGATGAGTATGAAAATCTTCAGACCAGACAAGAAGTTCTTCGCATTGAATCAAGGGAAATTCAAGGTCATATGAGTAAATTAGCCAATAAAATTGAACAGCAGAGGCAACAACAGCAAAACATTGAAAGAGAGGAGAAAAAAGTGAGAGACAAAATTCAGAGCTTAAAAGAAAAATTAGTAGAACTAGAAAGTCATAAAAAAAGTTATGATAGAGAAATTGATGATATAGAAATGGAGAGatcaaaagataaaaacaaattaaatatggtGCAGGACACTCTGTCATCTATAGAACTAGAAATGGAGAAA TTAAGAATCCAGTTAGATGGACGGTGA